A single genomic interval of Amblyomma americanum isolate KBUSLIRL-KWMA chromosome 11, ASM5285725v1, whole genome shotgun sequence harbors:
- the LOC144110972 gene encoding organic cation/carnitine transporter 2-like: protein MARRKRSRSLVSGLLPNLFRPAAEQFTNSETETLLQTLVVFGFGRFQKLVLLSAVITTFVAYSNSFAVATDLEPVEHWCRPSTEYSNTSAEAWKNLSLPRLSDSAARFNRCHRYETSLAPTAEVAGADAAGEPRAVVACDAWDYDTHMTGRTVVVQWNMVCHRAWYQHLLSAAFMCGGALSVPFAGLTSNRWGRRPVMWTSLGALLCSGVATLLAPTAAVFVMLRFVSSAAVSVLEVVAYVLLFESTPPGPREAFCALAVCWPTVLAPVYVGGIAYLALDWRVCHAGLVAPALALILTVYFTEESPHWLIVNKRFLEARRVALWAAWLNNEDPEIVVERLEKVKEMLAASAGGAEATNRDQQDECYPAAHLPWLRYLSSRIVLAHCFVIFGCWFTLYVSYYTRDLNLPHISALKWVVIIGNAPAMTLAYFITKHRRLRTPLVVFLLAVSLLLLFQTALQHFGLIFPAHLGLMWRVLLLNIAYVLLCVHTVALFPTQIRSVAFSGAYMSGRLGAMASAAFRVVEDALPSDLAALPLGVAAVHTMFFSMLLLTLSEKALLKEVTRAGSSSGAATPQRNRKRKSPASVSPKRQ, encoded by the coding sequence ATGGCGAGACGCAAGCGCTCCCGTAGCTTGGTGTCAGGCCTGCTGCCGAACCTGTTTCGTCCGGCGGCTGAGCAATTCACGAACAGTGAGACGGAGACGCTGTTGCAGACCTTGGTCGTGTTCGGCTTCGGCCGCTTCCAGAAGCTGGTGCTGCTCTCCGCGGTGATCACCACGTTCGTCGCCTACTCGAACAGCTTCGCCGTCGCCACCGACCTCGAGCCCGTGGAACACTGGTGCCGACCGAGCACCGAGTACTCCAACACGAGCGCAGAGGCCTGGAAGAACCTTTCTCTTCCACGCCTGTCGGACTCCGCAGCAAGGTTCAATCGCTGCCACCGCTACGAGACGTCGCTCGCACCGACAGCGGAAGTAGCTGGCGCGGACGCCGCGGGCGAACCTCGGGCCGTGGTCGCCTGCGACGCCTGGGACTACGACACGCACATGACGGGCCGCACAGTGGTGGTCCAGTGGAACATGGTCTGCCACCGTGCATGGTACCAGCACCTCCTCAGCGCGGCCTTCATGTGCGGAGGAGCACTGTCCGTGCCATTCGCGGGGCTCACGTCCAACCGCTGGGGTCGCAGGCCGGTCATGTGGACGTCGCTGGGCGCACTCCTATGCTCCGGAGTGGCCACcctcctggccccgacggcgGCCGTGTTCGTCATGCTCCGCTTCGTGTCCTCGGCGGCCGTGAGCGTTCTCGAGGTCGTCGCCTACGTGCTCCTGTTCGAGTCAACGCCTCCGGGACCGCGGGAGGCCTTCTGCGCGCTCGCCGTGTGTTGGCCCACTGTTCTCGCGCCTGTGTACGTGGGCGGCATCGCGTACCTGGCGCTTGACTGGCGCGTCTGCCACGCAGGGCTCGTGGCGCCGGCGCTGGCGCTCATCCTCACGGTGTACTTCACCGAGGAGTCGCCCCACTGGCTCATCGTCAACAAGCGCTTCCTGGAAGCCCGACGCGTGGCTCTCTGGGCCGCCTGGCTCAACAACGAAGACCCCGAGATCGTCGTCGAGCGCCTGGAGAAGGTCAAGGAGATGTTGGCTGCCTCCGCCGGAGGAGCAGAAGCGACCAACCGCGACCAGCAGGATGAATGCTACCCGGCGGCTCACCTACCTTGGCTGCGCTACTTGTCGTCGCGGATCGTGTTGGCCCACTGCTTCGTCATCTTCGGTTGCTGGTTCACCTTGTACGTCAGCTACTACACCCGGGACCTCAACCTGCCGCACATCTCGGCCCTCAAGTGGGTGGTCATCATTGGCAATGCGCCGGCCATGACCCTGGCCTACTTCATCACCAAGCATCGCCGCCTGCGGACTCCCCTGGTAGTCTTCTTGCTGGCCGTCTCCCTGCTGCTGCTATTCCAGACGGCCTTGCAACACTTCGGCCTCATCTTTCCGGCTCACCTGGGCCTCATGTGGCGGGTTTTGCTCCTCAACATAGCCTACGTCCTGCTCTGCGTCCACACGGTGGCGCTGTTCCCCACCCAGATCCGCAGCGTGGCCTTCTCGGGGGCGTACATGTCCGGCAGGCTGGGCGCCATGGCGTCGGCGGCGTTCAGGGTCGTCGAGGACGCCCTTCCCAGCGACCTCGCCGCGCTTCCACTGGGAGTGGCGGCCGTCCACACGATGTTCTTCTCGATGCTGCTGCTGACGCTTTCCGAGAAGGCGCTGCTCAAAGAGGTGACGCGGGCCGGAAGTAGCAGTGGCGCCGCGACGCCACAACGCAACAGGAAGCGGAAGTCCCCGGCCAGCGTGTCTCCGAAGCGGCAATAG